The Dictyoglomus sp. NZ13-RE01 genomic sequence TTTCCTACTTTTCTATATTGAATAACCGAACTTCCTATTCCTAAAAATGCTCCCTCTTCTACAATAACTCCACCTGCCAAATGAACTCCCGGAGCAAGATGAACAAAATCTCCTATAACACAGTCATGATCAATAGAAACACTTGTATTAACTATAACATTATTTCCTATTCTTACATCAGGCTGAATAACTACCCCAGCAAAAATAACACTACCTTCTCCTATTTCTACGCTTGAATGAACATATGAAAAAGGATGTATTATACTTACAAAATTAGTATATTCTTTATACAAGTAATAGATTTTTCTTCGGATACTATTATCTCCTATAGCTATGATAGAAAAATCAAAATTTCCTTCTTTCAAAAGCTCAATATTACCAATAACTGGAATATCAAGTAATTTTGTACCTATTTTTTTCTCATCATCATCTAAAAAACCTATCACATTATATCCACAAATCAAAAGAGTAGAAGCTACAACTTTAGCATGACCACCAGCACCTATTATTACTACTTTTTTAGACAATTAGTTTTGTCCTCCTCCCCTAAACTCAGGCATTG encodes the following:
- a CDS encoding transferase, with translation MSKKVVIIGAGGHAKVVASTLLICGYNVIGFLDDDEKKIGTKLLDIPVIGNIELLKEGNFDFSIIAIGDNSIRRKIYYLYKEYTNFVSIIHPFSYVHSSVEIGEGSVIFAGVVIQPDVRIGNNVIVNTSVSIDHDCVIGDFVHLAPGVHLAGGVIVEEGAFLGIGSSVIQYRKVGKWSILGAGGCVIKDIPEFTIAVGVPAIPVKENKISI